Proteins from a single region of Escherichia coli DSM 30083 = JCM 1649 = ATCC 11775:
- a CDS encoding DUF6404 family protein yields MWRSNYAPPLLRILWRLGIRLPPLPFMPFWQVTLLMGGLWGISWGCAMWFMYWGPSGMVAGEAIIISITSGFLFGLLMASFHWWRRKVNRLPPWNDV; encoded by the coding sequence ATGTGGCGGAGTAATTATGCTCCTCCTCTGCTGCGTATTCTCTGGCGGCTGGGTATCCGGCTTCCGCCATTGCCCTTTATGCCGTTCTGGCAGGTTACGCTGCTGATGGGGGGCTTATGGGGTATTTCCTGGGGATGTGCAATGTGGTTTATGTACTGGGGGCCGTCAGGAATGGTAGCAGGTGAGGCCATTATTATAAGTATCACGAGTGGTTTTTTGTTCGGACTGCTCATGGCCTCTTTCCACTGGTGGCGCAGGAAAGTTAACCGGCTGCCACCATGGAATGATGTGTAA
- a CDS encoding HlyD family secretion protein: MFRQDALENRKMKWQGRAILLPGIPLWLIMLGSIVFITAFLMFIIVGTYSRRVNVSGEVTTWPRAVNIYSGVQGFVVRQFVHEGQLIKKGDPVYLIDISKSTRNGIVTDNHRRDIENQLVRVDNIISRLEESKKITLDTLEKQRLQYTDAFRRSSDIIQRAEEGIKIMKNNMENYRYYQSKGLINKDQLTNQVALYYQQQNNLLSLSGQNEQNALQITTLESQIQTQAADFDNRIYQMELQRLELQKELVNTDVEGEIIIRALSDGKVDSLSVTVGQMVNTGDSLLQVIPENIENYYLILWVPNDAVPYISAGDKVNIRYEAFPSEKFGQFSATVKTISRTPASTQEMLTYKGAPQNTPGASVPWYKVIATPEKQIIRYDEKYLPLENGMKAESTLFLEKRRIYQWMLSPFYDMKHSATGPIND, encoded by the coding sequence TTGTTTCGCCAGGATGCTTTAGAAAACAGAAAAATGAAGTGGCAGGGACGGGCAATATTACTTCCCGGAATACCACTGTGGTTAATCATGCTGGGAAGCATTGTGTTTATTACGGCATTTCTGATGTTCATTATTGTTGGTACCTATAGCCGCCGTGTTAATGTCAGTGGTGAGGTCACAACCTGGCCAAGAGCTGTCAATATATATTCAGGTGTACAGGGATTTGTTGTCAGGCAGTTTGTTCATGAAGGGCAGTTGATAAAAAAAGGGGATCCTGTTTATCTGATTGACATCAGTAAAAGTACACGCAATGGTATTGTCACTGATAATCATCGCCGGGATATAGAAAACCAGCTGGTTCGTGTGGACAACATTATTTCCCGTCTGGAAGAAAGTAAAAAAATAACGCTAGATACCCTGGAAAAACAACGTCTGCAATACACAGATGCGTTCCGTCGCTCATCAGACATTATACAGCGTGCAGAGGAAGGGATAAAAATAATGAAAAATAATATGGAGAATTACAGATACTATCAGTCAAAAGGACTGATTAATAAAGATCAATTAACTAACCAAGTTGCATTATATTATCAACAACAAAACAACCTTCTCAGTCTGAGCGGACAAAATGAACAAAATGCCCTGCAGATAACCACTCTGGAGAGTCAGATTCAGACTCAGGCAGCAGATTTTGATAATCGTATCTATCAGATGGAACTGCAACGACTCGAATTGCAGAAAGAACTGGTTAACACTGATGTGGAAGGCGAAATCATTATCCGGGCGTTGTCTGACGGGAAAGTTGACTCCCTGAGTGTCACTGTAGGGCAAATGGTCAATACCGGAGACAGCCTTCTGCAGGTTATTCCTGAGAACATTGAAAACTATTATCTTATTCTCTGGGTCCCGAATGATGCTGTTCCTTATATTTCGGCTGGTGACAAAGTGAATATTCGTTATGAAGCCTTCCCCTCAGAAAAATTTGGGCAGTTCTCTGCTACGGTTAAAACTATATCCAGGACTCCTGCGTCAACACAGGAAATGTTGACCTATAAGGGAGCACCTCAAAATACGCCGGGTGCCTCTGTTCCCTGGTATAAAGTCATTGCGACGCCTGAAAAGCAGATAATCAGGTATGACGAAAAATACCTCCCTCTGGAAAATGGAATGAAAGCCGAAAGTACACTATTTCTGGAAAAAAGGCGTATTTACCAGTGGATGCTTTCTCCTTTCTATGACATGAAACACAGTGCAACAGGACCGATCAATGACTAA
- the cvaB gene encoding colicin V export peptidase/ABC transporter CvaB has translation MTNRNFRQIINLLDLRWQRRVPVIHQTETAECGLACLAMICGHFGKNIDLIYLRRKFNLSARGATLAGINGIAEQLGMATRALSLELDELRVLKTPCILHWDFSHFVVLVSVKRNRYVLHDPARGIRYISREEMSRYFTGVALEVWPGSEFQSETLQTRISLRSLINSIYGIKRTLAKIFCLSVVIEAINLLMPVGTQLVMDHAIPAGDRGLLTLISAALMFFILLKAATSTLRAWSSLVMSTLINVQWQSGLFDHLLRLPLAFFERRKLGDIQSRFDSLDTLRATFTTSVIGFIMDSIMVVGVCVMMLLYGGYLTWIVLCFTTIYIFIRLVTYGNYRQISEECLVREARAASYFMETLYGIATVKIQGMVGIRGAHWLNMKIDAINSGIKLTRMDLLFGGINTFVTACDQIVILWLGAGLVIDNQMTIGMFVAFSSFRGQFSERVASLTSFLLQLRIMSLHNERIADIALHEKEEKKPEIEIVADMGPISLETNGLSYRYDSQSAPIFSALSLSVAPGESVAITGASGAGKTTLMKVLCGLFEPDSGRVLINGIDIRQIGINNYHRMIACVMQDDRLFSGSIRENICGFAEEMDEEWMVECARASHIHDVIMNMPMGYETLIGELGEGLSGGQKQRIFIARALYRKPGILFMDEATSALDSESEHFVNVAIKNMNITRVIIAHRETTLRTVDRVISI, from the coding sequence ATGACTAACAGGAATTTCAGACAAATTATAAATCTGCTTGATTTGCGCTGGCAACGTCGTGTTCCGGTTATTCATCAGACGGAGACCGCTGAATGTGGACTGGCCTGCCTAGCAATGATATGCGGTCATTTTGGTAAGAATATTGACCTGATATATCTTCGCCGGAAGTTTAATCTCTCTGCCCGTGGAGCAACCCTTGCAGGAATCAATGGAATAGCGGAGCAACTGGGGATGGCCACCCGGGCTCTTTCACTGGAGTTGGATGAACTTCGAGTCCTCAAAACGCCGTGTATTCTCCACTGGGATTTCAGTCACTTCGTCGTTCTGGTCAGCGTAAAGCGTAACCGTTATGTACTGCATGATCCGGCCAGGGGCATAAGATATATCAGCCGGGAGGAAATGAGCCGATATTTTACAGGCGTTGCACTTGAGGTCTGGCCCGGAAGTGAATTCCAGTCGGAAACCCTGCAGACCCGCATAAGTCTTCGTTCACTGATTAACAGTATTTACGGTATTAAAAGAACGCTGGCGAAAATTTTCTGTCTGTCAGTTGTAATTGAAGCAATCAATCTGCTAATGCCGGTGGGGACACAGCTGGTTATGGATCATGCTATTCCTGCGGGGGACAGAGGGCTACTGACGCTAATTTCTGCTGCTCTTATGTTTTTTATATTACTCAAAGCTGCAACGAGTACGCTGCGCGCATGGTCTTCACTGGTTATGAGCACGCTCATCAATGTACAGTGGCAGTCGGGGCTGTTCGATCATCTTCTCAGACTACCGCTGGCGTTTTTTGAACGCCGAAAATTAGGTGATATCCAGTCACGTTTTGACTCCCTTGACACATTGAGGGCCACATTTACCACCAGTGTGATCGGGTTCATAATGGACAGCATTATGGTTGTCGGTGTTTGTGTGATGATGCTGTTATACGGAGGATATCTCACCTGGATAGTTCTCTGCTTTACCACAATTTACATTTTTATTCGTCTGGTGACATACGGCAATTACCGACAGATATCAGAAGAATGTCTTGTCAGGGAGGCCCGTGCCGCCTCCTATTTTATGGAAACATTATATGGTATTGCCACGGTAAAAATCCAGGGGATGGTCGGAATTCGGGGGGCACACTGGCTTAATATGAAAATAGATGCGATAAATTCGGGTATTAAGCTAACCAGGATGGATTTGCTCTTCGGAGGAATAAATACCTTTGTTACCGCCTGTGATCAGATTGTAATTTTATGGCTGGGAGCAGGCCTTGTGATCGATAATCAGATGACAATAGGAATGTTTGTAGCGTTTAGTTCTTTTCGTGGGCAGTTTTCGGAAAGAGTTGCCTCTCTGACCAGTTTTCTTCTTCAGCTAAGAATAATGAGTCTGCACAATGAGCGCATTGCAGATATTGCATTACATGAAAAGGAGGAAAAGAAACCTGAAATTGAAATCGTTGCTGATATGGGGCCAATATCCCTGGAAACCAATGGTTTAAGCTATCGTTATGACAGTCAGTCAGCACCGATATTCAGTGCTCTGAGTTTATCTGTAGCTCCGGGGGAAAGTGTGGCTATAACTGGTGCTTCCGGTGCGGGAAAAACCACATTAATGAAAGTACTATGTGGACTATTTGAACCTGATAGCGGGAGGGTACTGATAAATGGTATAGATATACGCCAAATTGGAATAAATAATTATCACCGGATGATAGCCTGTGTTATGCAGGATGACCGGCTATTTTCAGGCTCAATTCGTGAAAATATCTGTGGTTTTGCAGAGGAAATGGATGAAGAGTGGATGGTAGAATGTGCCAGAGCAAGTCATATTCATGATGTTATAATGAATATGCCAATGGGATATGAAACATTAATAGGTGAACTTGGGGAAGGTCTTTCTGGCGGTCAAAAACAGCGTATATTTATTGCACGAGCCTTATACCGGAAACCAGGAATATTATTTATGGATGAGGCAACCAGTGCTCTTGATTCAGAGAGTGAACATTTCGTGAATGTTGCCATAAAAAACATGAATATCACCAGGGTAATTATTGCACACAGAGAAACAACGTTGAGAACTGTTGATAGAGTTATTTCTATTTAA
- the cvaC gene encoding colicin V — protein MRTLTLNELDSVSGGASGRDIAMAIGTLSGQFVAGGIGAAAGGVAGGAIYDYASTHKPNPAMSPSGLGGTIKQKPEGIPSEAWNYAAGRLCNWSPNNLSDVCL, from the coding sequence ATGAGAACTCTGACTCTAAATGAATTAGATTCTGTTTCTGGTGGTGCTTCAGGGCGTGATATTGCGATGGCTATAGGAACACTATCCGGGCAATTTGTTGCAGGAGGAATTGGAGCAGCTGCTGGGGGTGTGGCTGGAGGTGCAATATATGACTATGCATCCACTCACAAACCTAATCCTGCAATGTCTCCATCCGGTTTAGGGGGAACAATTAAGCAAAAACCCGAAGGGATACCTTCAGAAGCATGGAACTATGCTGCGGGAAGATTGTGTAATTGGAGTCCAAATAATCTTAGTGATGTTTGTTTATAA
- the cvi gene encoding colicin V immunity protein, whose amino-acid sequence MDRKRTKLELLFAFIINATAIYIALAIYDCVFRGKDFLSMHTFCFSALMSAICYFVGDNYYSISDKIKRRSYENSDSK is encoded by the coding sequence ATGGATAGAAAAAGAACAAAATTAGAGTTGTTATTTGCATTTATAATAAATGCCACCGCAATATATATTGCATTAGCTATATATGATTGTGTTTTTAGAGGAAAGGACTTTTTATCCATGCATACATTTTGCTTCTCTGCATTAATGTCTGCAATATGTTACTTTGTTGGTGATAATTATTATTCAATATCCGATAAGATAAAAAGGAGATCATATGAGAACTCTGACTCTAAATGA
- a CDS encoding SemiSWEET transporter, translating into MDTILLTGLFAAFFTTFAFAPQSIKTIRTRNTEGISVVMYIMFLTGVISWIAYGIMRSDFAVLIANIVTLFLAAPVLVITLINRRKKHV; encoded by the coding sequence ATGGATACCATTCTTTTAACCGGGCTGTTTGCTGCATTTTTCACAACGTTTGCGTTCGCTCCCCAGAGCATAAAAACTATCAGGACACGCAATACCGAAGGTATCTCCGTTGTTATGTATATCATGTTCCTGACAGGTGTAATCTCATGGATAGCGTATGGCATTATGCGATCTGATTTTGCCGTACTGATCGCCAATATTGTCACACTGTTTCTGGCTGCACCAGTGCTTGTAATAACACTTATCAACCGCAGGAAAAAACACGTATGA
- a CDS encoding FAD-dependent oxidoreductase: protein MNIAIIGAGPAGIISARNAIKAGHSVVLFEKNTRIGGIWNPWSGGAYRNACMQNSRYTFHYTGFPPGDIDERSWMQMSDRVRLLGRGW, encoded by the coding sequence ATGAATATTGCAATCATCGGCGCGGGTCCTGCCGGCATCATTTCTGCCCGTAATGCGATTAAAGCAGGTCACTCCGTGGTTCTGTTTGAGAAGAATACCCGAATTGGGGGGATCTGGAACCCCTGGAGTGGTGGCGCTTACCGTAATGCCTGTATGCAGAACTCTCGTTATACATTTCATTATACTGGCTTTCCCCCTGGCGATATCGATGAACGAAGTTGGATGCAAATGTCAGATCGTGTGCGCCTGTTAGGGCGCGGCTGGTAA
- a CDS encoding acyltransferase has product MKFMECAVRDVIYGTNVRIVKPVNIYECELRDNVFVGPFVEIQKGCVIGSGSRIQSHTFICENVTLGENCFIGHNVTFANDLFRSGAPDPSPDNWISITLGDSVTVGSGAIILSPYICSGAVIGAGSVVVKPIENKGIYAGNPARLLRIL; this is encoded by the coding sequence ATGAAATTTATGGAATGTGCTGTCCGGGATGTGATTTATGGGACCAATGTCCGTATTGTCAAACCGGTCAACATTTATGAATGTGAACTCAGGGACAACGTGTTTGTCGGCCCCTTCGTTGAGATACAGAAAGGCTGTGTCATTGGTAGTGGAAGCCGGATACAGTCGCACACGTTTATTTGTGAGAACGTAACACTGGGGGAGAACTGCTTCATTGGTCATAACGTGACGTTCGCCAACGATCTGTTTCGTTCAGGAGCACCAGATCCGTCACCGGATAACTGGATCAGCATTACCCTGGGGGATTCGGTTACTGTTGGCAGTGGAGCCATTATTCTGTCTCCGTATATATGCAGCGGAGCTGTTATTGGTGCGGGTTCAGTTGTGGTAAAACCGATTGAGAACAAAGGCATTTATGCAGGAAACCCGGCAAGACTGCTCAGAATATTATGA
- a CDS encoding DUF6404 family protein, protein MTFEQKKARAIALMDSKKMWRSNYAPPLLCILWRLGIRLPPLPFMPFWQVTVLTGGLWGISWGCAMWFIYWGRRKVNRLPPWDDV, encoded by the coding sequence GTGACCTTTGAGCAGAAAAAAGCCCGGGCCATTGCCCTGATGGACAGCAAAAAGATGTGGCGGAGCAATTATGCCCCTCCTCTTCTGTGTATTCTCTGGCGGCTGGGTATCCGGCTTCCGCCATTACCCTTTATGCCGTTCTGGCAGGTCACGGTGCTGACGGGGGGCTTATGGGGCATTTCCTGGGGATGTGCAATGTGGTTTATCTACTGGGGGCGCAGGAAAGTTAACCGGCTGCCACCATGGGATGATGTGTAA
- a CDS encoding colicin 1A immunity protein, with the protein MNRKYYFNNMWWGWVTGGYMLYMSWDYDFKYRLLFWCISLCGMVLYPVAKWYIEDTALKFTRPDFWNSGFFADTPGKMGLLAVYTGTVFILSLPLSLIYILSVIIKRLSVR; encoded by the coding sequence ATGAACAGAAAATATTATTTTAATAATATGTGGTGGGGATGGGTGACGGGGGGATATATGCTGTATATGTCATGGGATTATGATTTTAAATACAGATTACTGTTCTGGTGTATTTCTCTCTGCGGAATGGTTTTGTATCCGGTTGCAAAATGGTATATTGAAGATACAGCTCTGAAATTTACCCGGCCTGATTTCTGGAACAGCGGTTTTTTTGCTGATACACCTGGAAAAATGGGATTGCTTGCTGTTTATACGGGTACTGTTTTCATATTATCTCTTCCGTTAAGTCTGATATATATTCTTTCTGTTATTATAAAAAGGCTGTCTGTAAGATAG